The window TGCGGCTCGTTTGCCTGGAAGAACTGATAACGAAATCAAGAACTACTGGAACACGCACATCCGAAAAAGGCTAATCAAGAACGGAATTGATCCTGTGACTCATTGCCCTCGTTTAGATCTCTTGGACCTTTCTTCCATGCTAAATTCGGCTTCGATCAATCTCTCAAACCTTTTAGTAAATCCACAAATTCTAACACTCGCTACTCTCTTGGCACATAATAACATAGCCTCAATAAATCAAAACTCTAATGATCAAATTGCGAATGCAGCttctattccaagtaatcaactAATTTGGAATCATGATCAACAACATATGCATGCAAATAATGGCCAATGTTTTTTGGAAAACATGGTTAACTTGAATGAACAATTATGTCAAGAAAATCTTGTACATGATAATTCTTTGAATGTTCCAAATAGCAGTGAACAATTTACATCACAAGAATCAGAGAACACATGTACTTTGCAGCCATCAAATACCGAATTCAATATTTTTGACATAGATTCGATTTTCCCCACACCTATTTCGAGCCCATCACCATTGGATTCATCTTCAATGTTCATCAATGGTAGTACAAGCCAGGATGAGATCGAAAGTTATTTTAGACATAATTTTGAGTTTGAAATTCCACAGA of the Rutidosis leptorrhynchoides isolate AG116_Rl617_1_P2 chromosome 5, CSIRO_AGI_Rlap_v1, whole genome shotgun sequence genome contains:
- the LOC139846710 gene encoding transcription factor MYB41-like, with protein sequence MGRLPGCDTSGLKKGPWTQEEDLKLTEYIKIHGPGNWRTIPKNSGLQRCGKSCRLRWTNYLRPDIKRGRLSFEEEESIIQLHSVLGNKWSAIAARLPGRTDNEIKNYWNTHIRKRLIKNGIDPVTHCPRLDLLDLSSMLNSASINLSNLLVNPQILTLATLLAHNNIASINQNSNDQIANAASIPSNQLIWNHDQQHMHANNGQCFLENMVNLNEQLCQENLVHDNSLNVPNSSEQFTSQESENTCTLQPSNTEFNIFDIDSIFPTPISSPSPLDSSSMFINGSTSQDEIESYFRHNFEFEIPQILEFDDSL